One window of the Grus americana isolate bGruAme1 chromosome 13, bGruAme1.mat, whole genome shotgun sequence genome contains the following:
- the RNF166 gene encoding E3 ubiquitin-protein ligase RNF166 isoform X1 encodes MFRSLLVAAAQRPQAPGGSPRPPPAPGPAAEALEAQFSCPICLEVFHRAVGIAGCGHTFCGECLQPCLQVPSPLCPLCRMPFDPKKVEKASSVEKQLSSYKAPCRGCSKKVTLAKMRSHVSSCAKVQEQMANCPKFVPVVPTSQPIPSNIPNRSTFVCPYCGARNLDQQELVKHCMENHRNDPNKVVCPVCSAMPWGDPSYKSANFLQHLLHRHKFSYDTFVDYNIDEEAALQAALALSLSEN; translated from the exons atgttCCGCAGCCTGCTGGTGGCGGCGGCGCAACGGCCCCAGGCCCCGGGCGGAtccccccggccgccgccggcccccggccccgccgctgaGGCGCTGGAGGCGCAGTTCAGCTGCCCCATCTGCCTGGAGGTTTTCCACCGCGCCGTCGGCATCGCGGGCTGCGGACACAC GTTTTGCGGGGAGTGCTTGCAGCCCTGTCTCCAAGTGCCATCCCCGCTCTGCCCGCTCTGCCGCATGCCCTTCGACCCCAAGAAGGTGGAGAAGGCTTCCAGCGTGGAGAAACAGCTTTCGTCCTACAAGGCTccctgcagaggctgcagcaagAAG GTGACCCTCGCGAAAATGCGCTCTCACGTCTCGTCCTGCGCGAAGGTGCAGGAGCAGATGGCCAACTGCCCCAAGTTCGTTCCAGTTGTCCCCACGTCCCAGCCTATCCCCAG CAATATTCCCAATCGCTCGACATTCGTGTGCCCGTACTGTGGGGCCCGGAACCTGGACCAGCAGGAGCTGGTGAAACACTGCATGGAGAACCACCGCAACGACCCAAATAAAGTG gtgTGCCCAGTCTGCTCAGCCATGCCCTGGGGGGACCCCAGCTACAAAAGCGCCAACTTCCTCCAGCACCTCCTCCACAGGCACAAGTTCTCCTACGACACCTTCGTG gacTATAACATCGATGAGGAGGCAGCGTTGCAggctgccctggctctgtcGCTCTCCGAGAACTGA
- the SNAI3 gene encoding zinc finger protein SNAI3 — MPRSFLVKKPSSTRIPNYGQLDTRARELNGSSDCGGLLVPVCHQPPTPPASPCPLDRGRLLTCLSLPLPPDAKAPPIPAGTHSPGTPLKDTQTLNLPLRRRSFSCRHCARAYASLGALKMHIRTHTLPCLCRLCGKAFSRPWLLQGHIRTHTGEKPYACPHCSRAFADRSNLRAHLQTHSNVKKYWCRACARTFSRMSLLARHQEGGCCGTS; from the exons ATGCCCCGCTCCTTCCTGGTGAAGAAGCCCTCCAGCACCCGCATCCCCAACTACGGCCAGCTCGACACCCGCGCTCGCG AGCTCAACGGCTCCTCTGACTGCGGGGGGCTGCTCGTCCCCGTCTGCCACcagccccccacaccccccgctTCCCCTTGCCCGCTGGACCGCGGCCGCCTCCTCACCTGCTTGTCCCTCCCGCTGCCCCCCGACGCCAAGGCTCCCCCCATCCCAGCGGGTACCCACAGCCCAGGCACCCCCCTGAAGGACACCCAGACCCTCAACCTGCCCCTGCGGCGGCGGAGCTTCAGCTGCCGGCACTGCGCCCGGGCGTACGCCAGCCTGGGCGCCCTGAAGATGCACATCCGTACCCacaccctgccctgcctctgccgCCTCTGCGGCAAAGCCTTCTCCCGGCCCTGGCTGCTCCAGGGACACATCCGCACCCACACAG GGGAGAAGCCCTACGCCTGCCCCCACTGCAGCCGAGCCTTTGCCGACCGCTCCAACCTCCGCGCCCACCTCCAGACCCACTCGAACGTGAAAAAGTACTGGTGCCGTGCCTGTGCCAGGACCTTCTCCCGCATGTCGCTGCTGGCCCGGCACCAGGAGGGGGGATGCTGCGGGACGTCCTGA
- the RNF166 gene encoding E3 ubiquitin-protein ligase RNF166 isoform X2: MRFCGECLQPCLQVPSPLCPLCRMPFDPKKVEKASSVEKQLSSYKAPCRGCSKKVTLAKMRSHVSSCAKVQEQMANCPKFVPVVPTSQPIPSNIPNRSTFVCPYCGARNLDQQELVKHCMENHRNDPNKVVCPVCSAMPWGDPSYKSANFLQHLLHRHKFSYDTFVDYNIDEEAALQAALALSLSEN; encoded by the exons ATGAG GTTTTGCGGGGAGTGCTTGCAGCCCTGTCTCCAAGTGCCATCCCCGCTCTGCCCGCTCTGCCGCATGCCCTTCGACCCCAAGAAGGTGGAGAAGGCTTCCAGCGTGGAGAAACAGCTTTCGTCCTACAAGGCTccctgcagaggctgcagcaagAAG GTGACCCTCGCGAAAATGCGCTCTCACGTCTCGTCCTGCGCGAAGGTGCAGGAGCAGATGGCCAACTGCCCCAAGTTCGTTCCAGTTGTCCCCACGTCCCAGCCTATCCCCAG CAATATTCCCAATCGCTCGACATTCGTGTGCCCGTACTGTGGGGCCCGGAACCTGGACCAGCAGGAGCTGGTGAAACACTGCATGGAGAACCACCGCAACGACCCAAATAAAGTG gtgTGCCCAGTCTGCTCAGCCATGCCCTGGGGGGACCCCAGCTACAAAAGCGCCAACTTCCTCCAGCACCTCCTCCACAGGCACAAGTTCTCCTACGACACCTTCGTG gacTATAACATCGATGAGGAGGCAGCGTTGCAggctgccctggctctgtcGCTCTCCGAGAACTGA
- the CTU2 gene encoding cytoplasmic tRNA 2-thiolation protein 2 gives MCEAAGDDGGCGAGTAPERRRRAPTHSHPRPCVKCGQGSAALIIRLGDAFCRVCFREYFVHKFRAMLGKNRVIFPGEKVLLALSGGPASSAMLRQVQEGLSRETAKRLRFIPGLVYVDEGAVRGQSAAQREQSLARMETLLQATGFPYHLAHLEKALELPASILRPGPGGSGKPSPSYKDAVEGFIQQQRQEGDGDTLVPGLGTRDTPVGPPAAPRLPPATRTQELLRLFEAVETPTAREELLQMLRTHLILQTARTRGYTKVMTGESCTRVAIKLLTNLALGRGAFLAVDTGFVDNRHGDVMVVRPMRDYMAKEIAFYNHFFDVPTVIAPPLPTKRREKPSVHRLMERFLLGLQEDFPSTISTVYRTGEKLSPAPAKASSESQRCLLCLCALDIAGEEELALEPTLIMEEPEPVGNGCCQDTPAAGVESRAAFIPLLCYSCRLTFKELGPLATLPPYVRAEAQRRIRRAELELQSQEVLPEDEEPGKS, from the exons ATGTGCGAGGCGGCGGGGGACGACGGAGGGTGCGGGGCGGGCACGGCACCAGAACGGCGCCGCCGCGCCCCGACACACAG CCACCCGCGGCCCTGCGTGAAGTGCGGGCAGGGCTCGGCCGCCCTCATCATCCGCCTCGGGGACGCCTTCTGCCG CGTCTGCTTCCGCGAGTACTTTGTGCACAAGTTCCGCGCGATGCTGGGCAAGAACCGCGTCATCTTCCCGGGAGAGAAG GTGCTGCTGGCGCTGTCAGGGGGGCCGGCCTCCAGCGCCATGCTCCGGCAGGTCCAGGAG GGGCTCAGCCGGGAGACGGCCAAGAGGCTCCGCTTCATCCCCGGCCTCGTCTACGTTGATG AGGGAGCGGTGCGCGGGCAGAGCGCGGCACAGcgggagcagagcctggcccgCATGGAGACCCTGCTGCAGGCGACCGGCTTCCCCTACCACCTGGCCCACCTGGAGAAG GCGCTGGAGCTGCCCGCATCCATCCTGCGGCCAGGGCCGGGGGGGTCCGGCAAGCCCAGCCCCTCCTACAAGGACGCCGTGGAGGGCTTCAtccagcagcagcggcaggagggggacggggacacctTGGTGCCTGGCCTTGGCACCCGGGACACACCAGTGGggcccccggctgccccccggctgccccccgccacccgcacccaggagctgctgcggcTCTTCGAGGCCGTGGAGACGCCGACGGCgagggaggagctgctgcagatgTTGCG GACCCACCTCATCCTGCAGACGGCCCGGACCAGGGGCTACACCAAGGTGATGACTGGCGAGAGCTGCACCCGCGTGGCCATCAAGCTCCTCACCAACCTGGCGCTGGGTCGCGGCGCCTTCCTCGCCGTCGACACG GGCTTTGTGGACAACCGCCACGGCGACGTGATGGTGGTGCGTCCCATGCGGGACTACATGGCCAAGGAGATCGCCTTCTACAACCACTTCTTCGACGTCCCCACCGTCATCGCGCCACCTCTGCCCACCAAG CGCCGGGAGAAGCCCAGCGTCCACCGCCTGATGGAGCGCttcctcctggggctgcaggaggatttCCCCTCCACCATCAGCACCGTCTACCG GACGGGCGAGAAGCTGAGCCCGGCCCCGGCCAAGGCGAGCAGCGAGTCCCAGCGgtgcctgctctgcctctgcGCCCTCGACATCGCCGGGG AGGAGGAGTTGGCCCTGGAGCCCACGCTGATCATGGAGGAGCCAGAGCCGGTGGGGAACGGGTGCTGCCAGGACACCCCGGCAGCGGG GGttgagagcagagctgccttcATCCCGTTGCTGTGCTACAGCTGCCGCCTCACCTTCAAGGAGCTG GGCCCCCTCGCCACGCTGCCGCCCTATGTGCGCGCCGAGGCTCAGCGCCGGATCCGCAG agcagagctggagctgcagagccaggaggtCCTGCCGGAGGACGAGGAGCCCGGCAAGAGCTGA
- the RNF166 gene encoding E3 ubiquitin-protein ligase RNF166 isoform X3, with protein MRSHVSSCAKVQEQMANCPKFVPVVPTSQPIPSNIPNRSTFVCPYCGARNLDQQELVKHCMENHRNDPNKVVCPVCSAMPWGDPSYKSANFLQHLLHRHKFSYDTFVDYNIDEEAALQAALALSLSEN; from the exons ATGCGCTCTCACGTCTCGTCCTGCGCGAAGGTGCAGGAGCAGATGGCCAACTGCCCCAAGTTCGTTCCAGTTGTCCCCACGTCCCAGCCTATCCCCAG CAATATTCCCAATCGCTCGACATTCGTGTGCCCGTACTGTGGGGCCCGGAACCTGGACCAGCAGGAGCTGGTGAAACACTGCATGGAGAACCACCGCAACGACCCAAATAAAGTG gtgTGCCCAGTCTGCTCAGCCATGCCCTGGGGGGACCCCAGCTACAAAAGCGCCAACTTCCTCCAGCACCTCCTCCACAGGCACAAGTTCTCCTACGACACCTTCGTG gacTATAACATCGATGAGGAGGCAGCGTTGCAggctgccctggctctgtcGCTCTCCGAGAACTGA